One window of the Shewanella khirikhana genome contains the following:
- the rep gene encoding DNA helicase Rep has translation MKLNPAQDEAVHYVSGPCLVLAGAGSGKTRVIINKIAYLVQKCGYQARNIAAVTFTNKAAREMKERVAQSMGRKEARGLWISTFHTLGLEILKREHKTVGLKAGFSLFDDQDTLALLKELTLNELKEDKDLLKLLASAISNWKGALVIPDHARKIAKDEREQMFALLYQRYAQHMKAYNALDFDDLILLPTLLLRHNPEVRSRWQARIQYLLVDEYQDTNGSQYELVKLLVGERARFTVVGDDDQSIYSWRGAKPQNLVLLGKDFPQLKLIKLEQNYRSSQRILRAANILIANNPHVYDKSLFSELAYGEPMRVLTALNEEQEAERVVAEIIRHRFVGKTSYGDYAILYRGNHQSRLIERALMTNRIPYKLSGGTSFFSRAEIKDIMAYLRLVVNPDDDNAFLRIVNLPKRGIGPATLEKLGNFANSKHISMFAAIFEPEIELHLGASALNALEEFGRFIVETGDIAERGEGVDAIKQLIRNINYEDFLYESSPSAKAAEMRMKNISELYRWVTEMLNGDDLDEPMTLPEVVSRLTLRDMMERSSEDEAGDQVQLMTLHASKGLEFPYVFMIGMEERILPHQSSIDEDNVEEERRLAYVGVTRAQRELWFTMCRERRQFGETMRCEPSRFLDELPQDDLIWESRKQPQSEQQRQETGKANIANIRAMFKK, from the coding sequence ATGAAGCTCAACCCCGCGCAAGATGAAGCCGTCCATTATGTTTCCGGACCCTGCCTGGTATTGGCCGGGGCGGGCAGTGGCAAGACGCGGGTTATCATCAATAAAATCGCCTATCTGGTGCAAAAGTGTGGCTATCAGGCGCGCAATATTGCCGCGGTGACCTTTACCAACAAGGCGGCGCGGGAGATGAAAGAGCGTGTGGCTCAGTCGATGGGCCGCAAAGAAGCGCGGGGTCTTTGGATCTCAACCTTCCACACTTTGGGGCTGGAAATCCTCAAGCGCGAACATAAAACCGTGGGCCTCAAGGCTGGGTTTTCGCTGTTTGACGATCAGGACACTCTGGCACTGCTCAAAGAGCTCACCCTGAACGAGCTCAAAGAAGACAAAGACTTGCTTAAGCTGCTGGCGAGTGCCATTTCCAACTGGAAGGGCGCACTGGTGATCCCCGACCATGCCCGCAAAATTGCCAAAGATGAGCGTGAGCAAATGTTTGCGCTCCTGTACCAGCGCTATGCCCAGCATATGAAGGCATACAACGCGCTGGATTTTGACGACCTGATTTTGCTGCCCACCCTGCTGCTCAGGCATAACCCTGAGGTGCGCAGCCGTTGGCAGGCGCGTATTCAGTACCTGTTGGTGGACGAATATCAGGACACCAACGGCAGTCAGTACGAGCTGGTGAAACTGCTGGTGGGCGAGCGGGCCCGCTTTACCGTGGTGGGTGACGATGACCAGTCGATTTACTCCTGGCGTGGCGCCAAACCGCAAAACCTGGTGCTGCTCGGTAAAGATTTCCCCCAGCTTAAGCTGATTAAACTCGAGCAAAATTACCGCTCCAGCCAACGCATCCTGCGGGCGGCCAACATTCTGATTGCCAACAATCCTCACGTATACGACAAGTCGCTGTTTTCTGAGCTGGCATACGGCGAGCCGATGCGGGTGCTCACGGCGCTCAATGAAGAGCAGGAAGCCGAGCGGGTAGTGGCCGAGATTATCCGTCACCGCTTTGTGGGCAAAACCAGTTACGGTGATTACGCCATTTTGTACCGCGGCAATCACCAGTCCCGGCTGATTGAGCGGGCACTGATGACTAACCGCATTCCGTACAAGCTAAGCGGCGGCACCTCGTTTTTCTCCCGCGCTGAAATTAAAGACATCATGGCCTACCTGCGGCTGGTGGTGAATCCGGACGATGACAACGCCTTCCTGCGTATCGTCAACCTGCCCAAGCGCGGCATAGGTCCAGCCACGCTCGAGAAGCTCGGCAATTTTGCCAACAGCAAACATATCTCCATGTTTGCCGCCATCTTTGAGCCGGAAATTGAGCTGCATCTGGGTGCCAGTGCCCTGAACGCGTTGGAAGAGTTCGGCCGCTTTATTGTGGAGACTGGCGATATTGCCGAGCGCGGTGAAGGGGTGGATGCCATCAAGCAGCTTATTCGTAATATCAATTACGAAGATTTCCTCTATGAAAGCAGCCCCAGCGCCAAGGCCGCCGAGATGCGGATGAAAAACATCTCCGAGCTGTACCGCTGGGTGACCGAGATGCTAAACGGTGACGACTTGGATGAGCCCATGACCCTGCCGGAGGTGGTCAGCCGCCTAACTTTGAGGGACATGATGGAGCGCTCCAGCGAAGATGAAGCCGGCGATCAGGTGCAGCTGATGACGCTGCATGCCTCCAAGGGGCTGGAGTTTCCTTATGTGTTTATGATTGGCATGGAAGAGCGGATTTTGCCGCACCAGAGCAGCATAGATGAAGACAATGTGGAAGAAGAGCGCCGCCTCGCTTACGTGGGGGTGACCCGCGCCCAGCGTGAGCTGTGGTTTACCATGTGCCGCGAGCGGCGCCAGTTTGGTGAGACCATGCGCTGTGAGCCGAGCCGCTTTCTGGATGAGCTGCCTCAGGACGACTTGATTTGGGAGAGCCGCAAGCAGCCCCAGAGCGAACAGCAGCGTCAGGAGACCGGCAAGGCCAATATTGCCAACATCCGGGCCATGTTCAAAAAGTAA
- a CDS encoding TetR/AcrR family transcriptional regulator codes for MDNKREQILRAAENIIANEGLHNLSMQKLAKDAGVAAGTIYRYFTDKDELIDELRRDVLTQIAQSILEDADQGSIEERFRKVWFNIIRLGETCTLERLNFEQYTHLPGANSAEHRQFERETFAPLHTLFDEAKAEGLIVDLNDELLFALAFEPAVGLCRRMRRTGLSFSMDELAVVCDLSWRAIKR; via the coding sequence ATGGACAATAAACGGGAACAGATACTGAGAGCTGCGGAAAACATCATTGCCAACGAGGGGTTGCACAATCTGTCGATGCAAAAACTCGCCAAGGATGCCGGTGTAGCCGCAGGCACCATCTACCGTTATTTCACCGACAAGGATGAACTCATCGATGAATTGCGCCGCGATGTGCTGACTCAAATAGCCCAGTCCATCCTGGAAGATGCCGATCAGGGCAGCATTGAAGAACGCTTTCGCAAGGTGTGGTTCAACATTATCAGGCTGGGTGAAACCTGCACCCTGGAGCGGCTCAACTTTGAGCAATACACCCACCTGCCGGGTGCCAACAGCGCTGAGCATCGGCAATTCGAGCGTGAAACCTTCGCGCCGCTGCACACCCTGTTCGATGAGGCCAAGGCCGAGGGATTGATTGTCGATCTGAATGACGAGTTGCTGTTTGCGCTGGCCTTCGAGCCGGCCGTTGGCCTGTGCCGCCGTATGCGTCGCACCGGCCTGAGTTTTTCAATGGACGAGTTGGCTGTGGTCTGTGACCTCAGCTGGCGCGCTATCAAACGTTGA